In one window of Nitrospira sp. DNA:
- the lpxB gene encoding lipid-A-disaccharide synthase codes for MSRILIVAGEASGDLHGANLARALQELDPTVRLVGVGGAAMKSAGVQLVEGFGHLDVMGIVGFSALRAIIRRFAAMRRLLRSERWDAVVFIDNPGLNLRYAWFAKSAGLRVIYYIAPQIWAWRPGRMKYIQQRVDQVMVILPFEPELYRKVGLPCTFVGHPLLDAVAPHYDQAKLREHFGLQRSGRVIALLPGSRSAEVRLHLPILLEAAERLLRDDPTTQFLMAQASTIADDLIQPLLQKSSAPVKVVAEQASEVMAAADLLFVASGTATLQAAVVGTPMVLLYQAHSWLTYRLARLLIRVKWIGLVNLVAGRTVVTELIQHEATGARVYHEARRLLDDPAAYDEMKRSLQAVKASLGEPGASRRAAQVVLNACRA; via the coding sequence ATGTCGCGGATTTTGATCGTAGCCGGAGAGGCTTCCGGTGATCTGCATGGCGCCAACCTGGCCCGGGCGCTTCAGGAACTCGATCCCACTGTCCGATTAGTGGGCGTCGGCGGGGCGGCCATGAAGTCCGCCGGCGTGCAGCTGGTGGAAGGGTTCGGGCATCTCGATGTGATGGGGATCGTCGGGTTCTCGGCCCTGCGCGCGATCATCCGACGATTTGCCGCCATGCGCCGGCTGCTCCGGTCCGAGCGGTGGGATGCCGTGGTCTTCATCGACAATCCCGGGCTCAATCTGCGCTACGCCTGGTTTGCCAAATCGGCCGGGCTGCGGGTGATCTATTATATCGCGCCGCAGATCTGGGCCTGGCGGCCGGGCCGGATGAAATATATTCAACAGCGTGTCGATCAGGTGATGGTGATTCTTCCGTTCGAACCGGAGCTGTATCGGAAGGTCGGCTTGCCCTGTACCTTTGTCGGCCATCCGCTTCTGGATGCCGTGGCTCCGCACTATGATCAGGCGAAGCTGCGCGAACACTTCGGGTTGCAGCGGAGCGGCCGGGTCATCGCGCTCTTGCCGGGAAGCCGGTCGGCTGAGGTGCGCCTGCATCTCCCGATTCTTTTGGAAGCGGCGGAGCGTTTGCTGCGCGACGACCCGACGACGCAATTTCTCATGGCGCAGGCCTCGACGATTGCCGATGATCTCATTCAGCCGTTGCTGCAGAAAAGCTCGGCCCCGGTGAAGGTGGTCGCGGAACAGGCGAGCGAGGTCATGGCGGCCGCGGATCTGCTCTTCGTGGCGTCGGGGACTGCGACGCTGCAGGCCGCGGTCGTCGGAACGCCGATGGTGCTGCTCTATCAGGCGCATTCCTGGTTGACCTATCGTTTGGCCCGGTTGCTGATTCGAGTGAAGTGGATCGGTCTGGTCAATCTGGTCGCCGGGCGGACGGTGGTGACGGAGTTGATTCAACATGAAGCCACGGGCGCAAGGGTGTATCATGAAGCCCGGCGGTTGCTGGATGACCCTGCCGCGTATGATGAGATGAAGCGAAGTCTACAGGCGGTGAAAGCGAGCCTCGGGGAGCCCGGCGCTTCCCGTAGAGCAGCCCAGGTGGTGTTGAACGCATGTCGAGCGTAG
- the lpxI gene encoding UDP-2,3-diacylglucosamine diphosphatase LpxI (LpxI, functionally equivalent to LpxH, replaces it in LPS biosynthesis in a minority of bacteria.), translating into MTTSMPAEDKRIGLIAGNGRFPIIFADNAKKLGYFVSAVAHVGEAEPELEQHVDSIHWVKIGQLNKLINAFKSDNVKRVVMLGGVKKTHVFTTVRPDLRALALFARVALWRDDDILREIAAEIEREGITICESTFGLEGILVEEGTLASREPSKKEWENIRYGWEMAYEMGRLDIGQCVVIKDKVVVAVEAVEGTDGAIKRGGELAKEGAVVVKRCKPQQDLRFDLPAIGPRTIEVMASVNATVLAVEAGRTVMLDRDLLLEKARQAGIAVVGIKHLEPIKT; encoded by the coding sequence AAACGGATCGGACTGATCGCCGGGAACGGGCGATTTCCGATTATCTTTGCCGACAATGCCAAGAAATTGGGGTACTTTGTGTCGGCCGTCGCCCATGTGGGAGAGGCGGAGCCTGAACTTGAGCAGCATGTCGATAGCATCCACTGGGTGAAGATCGGGCAGCTGAACAAGCTGATCAATGCCTTCAAGAGCGATAACGTGAAGCGCGTGGTCATGTTGGGCGGCGTCAAAAAGACGCATGTGTTTACCACGGTGCGGCCGGATCTGCGGGCGCTGGCCTTGTTCGCGCGGGTCGCGCTCTGGCGGGACGACGACATTCTCAGGGAAATTGCGGCGGAGATCGAGCGGGAAGGGATTACGATTTGCGAGTCCACCTTCGGTCTTGAAGGCATCCTCGTCGAAGAAGGAACGCTTGCCTCTCGCGAGCCGTCCAAAAAAGAGTGGGAGAATATTCGATACGGCTGGGAAATGGCCTATGAAATGGGGCGTCTCGATATCGGACAATGTGTCGTGATCAAAGACAAAGTCGTGGTGGCCGTCGAAGCGGTCGAAGGGACCGATGGCGCGATCAAGCGGGGCGGGGAATTGGCGAAAGAGGGCGCGGTTGTCGTAAAACGGTGCAAGCCGCAACAGGATCTCCGATTCGATTTGCCGGCTATCGGGCCGCGAACGATCGAGGTGATGGCCTCGGTGAATGCCACGGTCTTAGCCGTGGAAGCCGGGCGAACCGTGATGCTCGATCGGGACCTGCTCTTGGAGAAGGCGCGTCAGGCCGGCATTGCAGTGGTCGGGATCAAGCATCTTGAACCGATCAAAACATAA
- a CDS encoding Gfo/Idh/MocA family oxidoreductase produces MSEREDTRSVKDLRAGVIGVGHLGQHHARLYASIPGVTLVGVTDQSPERGQEIAGRHAAQFYRSPEELLKAVDLVSVAVPTSSHYAVAKRCLEAGKHVLVEKPIAVQPAEAHELVALAKAKGCRLQVGHSERFNPIMRTMRTYIKRPVFIEGHRQSSYSPRGTDVDVVLDLMIHDLDLVLSFNPGPVEEVRASGVAVLSPTIDIAQARIQFRGGCVANLTASRVSTNKMRRLRLFQREQYLSIDFQTRQAVISRRRIVPGAPPELDTETFQGNADEPLKLQLESFVQAIHTGTRPEVSGEDGAAALDVAHLVLAAIAEYTGRVQSQPER; encoded by the coding sequence ATAAGTGAACGAGAGGATACTCGCTCAGTGAAGGATTTGCGGGCAGGCGTTATCGGGGTCGGACATTTGGGGCAGCATCATGCGCGCCTCTATGCATCCATCCCCGGCGTGACACTCGTCGGCGTCACGGATCAGAGTCCTGAGCGCGGGCAAGAAATCGCCGGACGGCATGCCGCCCAGTTCTACCGCAGCCCCGAAGAACTATTGAAAGCGGTCGATCTGGTCAGCGTGGCCGTGCCCACGTCCTCTCACTATGCCGTGGCCAAGCGGTGTCTCGAAGCCGGCAAACACGTGTTGGTCGAGAAGCCGATTGCCGTGCAGCCGGCCGAGGCGCATGAACTGGTGGCGCTCGCCAAGGCGAAGGGTTGCCGGTTGCAAGTCGGTCATAGTGAACGCTTCAATCCCATCATGCGGACCATGCGGACGTACATTAAGCGCCCGGTCTTTATCGAGGGCCATCGACAGAGTAGTTACAGCCCGCGCGGGACGGATGTCGACGTGGTGTTGGATCTGATGATTCATGACCTGGATCTCGTGCTCTCGTTCAATCCCGGTCCGGTCGAAGAGGTGCGTGCGTCCGGCGTCGCGGTGCTCTCTCCGACGATCGATATTGCCCAGGCCCGCATTCAGTTCCGTGGCGGCTGTGTGGCGAATCTCACCGCGAGTCGGGTGTCGACGAACAAGATGCGCCGGTTGCGGCTGTTTCAGCGGGAACAGTATCTCTCGATCGATTTTCAAACCCGGCAGGCGGTGATCTCACGGCGTCGCATCGTGCCCGGTGCACCGCCTGAACTCGATACCGAAACATTTCAGGGGAACGCTGACGAGCCGCTCAAGCTTCAGCTGGAGTCCTTTGTGCAGGCCATCCACACCGGAACGCGGCCCGAGGTCTCCGGTGAGGACGGGGCCGCGGCACTGGATGTGGCGCATCTGGTTCTCGCTGCGATTGCTGAGTATACGGGGCGTGTGCAATCCCAGCCCGAACGGTGA